In one Leptotrichia sp. oral taxon 215 str. W9775 genomic region, the following are encoded:
- a CDS encoding HAD family hydrolase, which produces MIKLVLLDVDGTLTDGGIYRGNNGEELKRFNVKDGYAIVNAQKLGIEFGIITGRKSELVEIRSNELKIKYLYQGISEKTVILEEIIQKTGLKKEEIAYMGDDLNDILIMKQSGLTGAPKDAADEVIQIADFVSEKNGGSGAVREFVEYILKKDGKWETFLKNVK; this is translated from the coding sequence ATGATAAAATTAGTTTTACTAGATGTAGACGGAACATTAACTGATGGCGGAATATATAGAGGCAATAATGGAGAAGAGCTCAAAAGATTTAATGTTAAAGATGGATATGCCATTGTTAATGCACAGAAACTTGGTATAGAATTTGGAATAATTACAGGAAGAAAATCAGAACTTGTTGAAATAAGATCAAATGAGCTGAAAATAAAATATCTGTATCAGGGAATTTCTGAAAAAACTGTTATTTTAGAAGAAATAATTCAGAAAACTGGACTGAAAAAAGAAGAAATAGCCTATATGGGAGATGATCTGAATGATATTCTTATAATGAAACAGTCAGGATTGACAGGTGCTCCAAAGGATGCGGCAGATGAAGTGATTCAAATTGCAGATTTTGTTTCAGAAAAAAATGGTGGTTCAGGAGCAGTGAGGGAATTCGTTGAATATATACTGAAAAAAGACGGAAAATGGGAAACTTTTTTAAAAAATGTAAAATAA
- a CDS encoding S1C family serine protease — MKKKKIFTLLSLLFIAMSCSKPVENAKKSEEQKEQKEQTQQMSQEELKKHTKNAVETQDAFVQVYKNTKDSIVNIRTKKTVTVNTYNPLEELLFGRSGGVEKRESGALGSGFVVSEDGYIVTNNHVVSNADEIFVKFSDGREYKTKLIGTSPEVDIAVLKIEANEKFKPLEFSDSDKIEIGQWSIAFGNPMGLNDSMTVGVISASGRSSLGIEEIENFIQTDAAINQGNSGGPLIDINGKVIGVNTAILSTSGGSVGLGFAIPSNLASVVKDSIIATGKFEKPYIGVYLNNLDSEKIKALNIKSTNGVLIAKVVADGPAARAGIQANDVIVAVNGKAVNSAGAFIGELAAKKVGESVELSVIRNSQTVKIRVTLEETPKMLRQQ, encoded by the coding sequence ATGAAAAAGAAAAAAATATTCACTTTATTGTCATTATTATTTATTGCAATGAGCTGTTCTAAACCTGTTGAAAACGCAAAAAAAAGCGAGGAACAAAAGGAACAGAAGGAACAGACTCAGCAAATGTCACAGGAAGAATTAAAAAAACATACTAAAAATGCGGTAGAAACTCAGGATGCATTTGTACAGGTTTATAAAAATACTAAAGATTCAATAGTTAACATTAGAACTAAAAAAACTGTTACAGTTAATACCTACAATCCGCTTGAAGAATTACTTTTCGGTCGTTCCGGGGGAGTGGAAAAACGTGAATCAGGGGCATTAGGTTCAGGATTTGTGGTATCTGAAGATGGTTATATTGTTACAAATAATCACGTTGTAAGCAATGCAGATGAAATCTTTGTAAAATTTTCAGATGGAAGGGAATATAAAACAAAACTGATAGGAACTTCTCCTGAAGTTGATATTGCTGTTCTTAAAATTGAAGCTAACGAGAAGTTTAAACCACTTGAATTTAGTGATTCTGATAAAATTGAAATTGGACAATGGTCCATTGCATTTGGTAATCCCATGGGATTAAACGATTCCATGACAGTAGGAGTTATAAGTGCATCAGGAAGAAGTTCACTTGGAATAGAAGAAATCGAAAACTTTATTCAGACAGATGCAGCTATAAATCAGGGAAATAGTGGAGGACCTTTAATTGATATTAATGGTAAAGTAATTGGAGTTAACACTGCTATTCTTTCAACATCCGGAGGAAGTGTCGGACTTGGATTTGCAATACCGTCAAACTTAGCTTCTGTAGTTAAGGATTCAATTATTGCAACAGGAAAATTTGAAAAACCGTATATTGGAGTTTATTTAAATAATCTGGATTCTGAAAAGATAAAGGCTCTTAATATTAAATCAACAAATGGAGTGCTTATTGCAAAAGTTGTTGCAGACGGTCCTGCTGCAAGAGCTGGAATTCAGGCAAATGATGTTATTGTTGCAGTTAATGGAAAAGCTGTTAATTCTGCAGGAGCCTTCATAGGTGAACTGGCCGCTAAAAAAGTCGGAGAATCTGTTGAATTAAGTGTGATAAGAAATTCTCAAACTGTAAAAATACGTGTAACGTTGGAAGAAACTCCTAAAATGCTTCGTCAGCAATAA
- the tpx gene encoding thiol peroxidase translates to MSERKGVVTFKGNPITLLGEEVKKGDKAKDFTVLGTDLSEVKLSDYAGKVVVISVFPSVDTGVCALQLTRFNQEAANFDKDVQLLTISADLPFALGRYCADKGIENALTASDHKELDFGLKYGFVIKELRLLTRGTVIVDKEGTVQYVEYVPEVATEPDYSKALEVIKALI, encoded by the coding sequence ATGTCAGAAAGAAAAGGTGTGGTAACATTTAAGGGAAATCCTATAACATTATTAGGAGAAGAAGTAAAAAAAGGAGATAAAGCTAAAGACTTTACAGTTTTAGGAACAGATCTTAGTGAAGTAAAACTAAGTGACTATGCAGGGAAAGTAGTTGTAATTTCTGTATTTCCATCAGTAGATACAGGAGTTTGTGCATTGCAGCTAACTAGATTTAACCAGGAAGCGGCAAATTTTGATAAGGATGTTCAGCTTTTAACAATTTCAGCAGATTTACCGTTTGCTTTAGGAAGATACTGTGCTGATAAAGGAATTGAAAATGCATTAACTGCTTCAGACCATAAAGAACTTGATTTTGGATTAAAATATGGATTTGTTATAAAGGAATTAAGATTATTAACAAGAGGAACAGTAATTGTTGATAAGGAAGGTACTGTACAATATGTTGAATATGTACCTGAAGTTGCTACAGAACCTGATTACAGTAAAGCACTGGAAGTAATAAAAGCATTAATATAA
- a CDS encoding PAS domain-containing protein, which translates to MEKVNMKDYLNINFELIDKMTEIKKDYIEGTTDVETTRNLIREAFKGKKITPAEFAYSEQKIKDLGFDDATVHDKMNDVLDLFDEIIIREESDLPEGHPIKTYLKENEAGRKLIAEMKEEVNKKFIKNKWLEYYDKLYTFNLTHLARKQHQLFSILEKKGFDRPSRIMWSFDNAVRDNISEARKLLQEDKIDEFLKKQEMVWELTLDIMHKEEEILYPTSLKMITDEEFRNMRSGDDEIGYFLIEKPEGFLPEKKNAEVEKIENNDTAQAGNFMNDLAGLLAKYNVNGNSEKSDILDVKQGKLTLEQINLIFQHMPVDLSFVDENEIVKFYTDTKHRIFPRSAGVIGRDVKNCHPRESVSSVLEIIEAFRSGEQDEVDFWLEMNGKFIYIYYVAVRDENGKFKGVLEMMQDATRIRSLEGKRTLVTWERPKKSDIKAEETKKTEQKDNPYGLTENTVIGEIVDKYPYIKEFMPTLSPTYKKLMDPIQYMIMSKVATLDMIAMRGGFPVEEIIEKISDKIKAEENK; encoded by the coding sequence ATGGAAAAAGTAAATATGAAGGACTATTTAAACATAAATTTTGAACTGATTGACAAAATGACAGAAATAAAAAAAGATTACATAGAAGGAACGACAGATGTTGAAACAACAAGAAATCTTATAAGGGAAGCTTTTAAGGGGAAAAAGATAACTCCTGCAGAATTTGCATATTCGGAACAGAAAATAAAAGATCTGGGATTTGATGATGCTACAGTTCACGATAAAATGAATGATGTGCTGGATTTATTTGATGAGATTATAATAAGAGAAGAATCAGATTTACCTGAAGGACATCCAATAAAAACTTATTTGAAGGAAAATGAAGCAGGAAGAAAACTGATTGCAGAAATGAAGGAAGAAGTAAATAAGAAATTTATAAAAAATAAATGGCTTGAATATTATGACAAGCTTTATACATTTAATCTTACACACCTTGCAAGAAAGCAGCATCAGTTATTTTCAATACTTGAAAAAAAAGGTTTTGACAGACCATCAAGAATAATGTGGTCTTTTGATAATGCAGTTAGGGATAATATAAGTGAAGCAAGAAAACTTCTTCAGGAAGATAAAATAGATGAATTTCTGAAAAAACAGGAAATGGTATGGGAACTTACACTTGATATAATGCACAAGGAAGAAGAAATACTGTATCCGACTTCATTGAAAATGATTACAGATGAAGAATTTAGAAATATGAGAAGCGGTGATGATGAAATAGGGTATTTCCTAATAGAAAAACCAGAAGGATTTCTACCTGAAAAGAAAAATGCAGAAGTAGAAAAAATTGAAAACAATGATACAGCACAGGCAGGAAATTTTATGAATGATCTGGCAGGACTTCTTGCAAAATATAATGTGAACGGAAATTCAGAAAAATCTGATATACTGGATGTAAAACAAGGGAAACTTACTTTAGAACAGATAAACCTTATTTTTCAGCATATGCCGGTAGATCTTTCGTTTGTTGATGAAAATGAAATTGTTAAGTTTTATACTGATACAAAACATAGAATATTTCCTAGAAGTGCAGGAGTGATAGGAAGAGATGTGAAAAATTGTCATCCTAGGGAAAGCGTATCTTCTGTTCTTGAAATAATTGAAGCATTTAGAAGCGGGGAACAGGATGAAGTGGATTTCTGGCTTGAAATGAATGGAAAGTTTATTTATATATATTATGTGGCAGTAAGAGATGAAAATGGGAAATTCAAGGGTGTTCTTGAAATGATGCAGGATGCTACAAGAATAAGAAGTCTTGAAGGAAAAAGAACGCTGGTAACATGGGAAAGACCTAAAAAGTCAGATATAAAAGCAGAAGAAACTAAGAAAACAGAACAGAAGGATAATCCATATGGATTGACTGAAAATACAGTAATAGGAGAAATAGTTGATAAATATCCATACATAAAAGAATTTATGCCAACATTATCTCCTACATATAAAAAGCTAATGGATCCTATTCAATATATGATAATGTCAAAAGTAGCAACTCTTGATATGATTGCTATGCGTGGAGGATTCCCAGTTGAAGAAATAATAGAAAAAATTTCTGATAAAATTAAAGCTGAAGAAAATAAATAG
- a CDS encoding ABC transporter ATP-binding protein, whose product MSKVVLKGVEKQYPNGFKAVHGIDLDIKDGEFMVFVGPSGCAKSTTLRMIAGLEEITGGEVYIGDKLVNDVPPKDRGIAMVFQNYALYPHMTVYENMAFGLKLKKTPKDEIDKRVREAAEKLEITELLDRKPKEMSGGQRQRVALGRAIVRKPEVFLFDEPLSNLDAKLRVSMRVRITQLHQELKTTMIYVTHDQVEAMTMGDRITVMKSGRIMQVDTPLNLYHYPANKFVAGFIGSPTMNLIEGTLVEKEGKVFVDINGAEIEILGEKGEKVKGHAGKKVTFGIRPESISVVEAEDNISKVGEVSVVEQMGNEEYIYFTLNGHQMTCRINVEGVSDSVGKKGQRVFRFDTSKAHIFDVETEANISL is encoded by the coding sequence ATGTCAAAAGTAGTATTAAAAGGAGTGGAAAAACAGTATCCAAATGGTTTCAAAGCAGTACACGGGATAGATCTTGATATAAAAGACGGGGAATTCATGGTATTTGTAGGACCTTCAGGATGTGCAAAGTCTACTACTTTAAGAATGATTGCAGGGCTGGAAGAAATAACAGGAGGAGAAGTTTATATAGGAGATAAGCTTGTAAATGATGTGCCACCAAAGGATAGAGGAATAGCAATGGTGTTCCAGAACTATGCCTTATATCCTCATATGACAGTTTATGAAAATATGGCATTTGGATTAAAACTTAAGAAAACTCCAAAAGATGAAATAGATAAAAGGGTAAGGGAAGCTGCAGAAAAGCTTGAAATTACAGAACTTCTGGATAGAAAGCCTAAAGAAATGTCAGGAGGACAAAGACAAAGGGTTGCTCTTGGAAGGGCAATAGTAAGAAAACCTGAAGTATTCCTTTTTGATGAACCTTTATCAAACCTTGATGCTAAACTTAGGGTATCAATGCGTGTAAGAATAACACAGCTGCATCAGGAACTGAAAACAACAATGATATATGTAACACATGACCAGGTTGAAGCAATGACAATGGGAGACAGAATTACAGTAATGAAATCAGGAAGAATAATGCAGGTTGATACACCGCTTAATCTTTACCACTATCCGGCAAATAAATTCGTGGCAGGATTTATAGGATCGCCTACAATGAACCTGATAGAAGGAACACTTGTTGAAAAGGAAGGAAAAGTATTCGTAGATATAAATGGAGCAGAAATAGAAATACTTGGAGAAAAAGGTGAAAAAGTAAAAGGACATGCCGGAAAGAAAGTAACATTTGGAATAAGACCTGAAAGCATAAGCGTAGTAGAAGCAGAAGACAATATTTCAAAAGTTGGTGAAGTAAGTGTAGTAGAACAAATGGGAAATGAGGAATATATATACTTCACACTAAATGGTCACCAGATGACATGCAGAATAAATGTAGAGGGAGTAAGTGATTCTGTAGGTAAGAAAGGACAAAGAGTATTCAGATTTGACACAAGCAAAGCTCACATATTTGATGTTGAAACAGAAGCAAATATAAGCTTGTAA
- the dnaJ gene encoding molecular chaperone DnaJ produces MAKRDYYEVLGVPKDASESDIKKAYRKAAMKYHPDKFANSSEAEKKDAEDKFKEINEAYEILSDPQKKAAYDQYGHAAFEAGGPGGAGGFGGFGQGGGFGGFDFGDVDLGDIFGDFFGGGRSRRSQEPKVHQGSDLRYNLELTLEEVAFGVEKEIKYKRNGKCHTCHGSGAEPGHSMKTCDKCNGSGHIRTQQRSIFGIQTVMHECDQCHGTGKIPEKACSTCRGTGVEKEVVTRKIKIPAGVETGQGLIVRDGGDAGKNDGVYGDLRVFFIVKEHEIFKRNGNDIYCEVPIGMTTAVLGGEVEVPTIDGKSKIKIPEGTQNGKVFRLREKGINHSGRRGSEIITIKVETPTNLTDKQKKILEEFDESLGKKNYKESHSFMEKIKKFFKKFDN; encoded by the coding sequence ATGGCAAAAAGAGATTATTATGAAGTACTTGGAGTGCCAAAAGATGCAAGTGAATCAGATATAAAAAAGGCATATAGAAAAGCCGCCATGAAATATCATCCTGATAAGTTTGCTAATTCATCAGAAGCTGAAAAAAAAGATGCTGAAGATAAATTTAAGGAAATTAACGAAGCTTATGAAATATTGTCTGATCCTCAGAAAAAAGCTGCATATGATCAGTATGGTCACGCCGCATTTGAGGCAGGAGGACCTGGAGGAGCAGGTGGCTTTGGCGGATTTGGACAAGGTGGAGGCTTTGGTGGCTTTGACTTCGGCGATGTTGATTTAGGAGATATATTTGGGGATTTCTTTGGTGGTGGAAGAAGCCGTCGTAGTCAAGAACCAAAAGTACATCAAGGTTCTGATTTAAGATATAATTTAGAACTTACACTTGAAGAAGTGGCATTCGGAGTAGAAAAGGAAATAAAGTATAAAAGAAATGGGAAATGTCATACATGTCACGGTTCAGGAGCTGAACCAGGTCACAGTATGAAAACATGTGATAAATGTAATGGTTCCGGACATATAAGAACACAGCAGAGATCAATTTTTGGAATACAGACTGTAATGCATGAATGTGATCAGTGTCATGGAACAGGAAAAATTCCTGAAAAGGCATGTAGCACATGTCGTGGAACAGGGGTAGAAAAGGAAGTAGTCACAAGAAAAATAAAAATACCGGCTGGTGTTGAAACAGGTCAGGGATTAATTGTAAGAGATGGCGGAGATGCCGGTAAAAATGATGGAGTATATGGAGATTTACGTGTATTCTTCATTGTCAAGGAACATGAAATATTTAAAAGAAATGGAAACGACATTTACTGTGAAGTTCCAATAGGAATGACAACAGCTGTTTTAGGTGGAGAAGTGGAAGTTCCTACAATTGACGGAAAATCAAAAATAAAAATACCTGAAGGTACACAAAACGGTAAAGTTTTCAGATTAAGGGAAAAAGGAATAAATCATTCAGGAAGAAGAGGTTCAGAAATAATAACTATAAAAGTGGAAACTCCTACAAATCTTACTGACAAACAGAAAAAAATACTTGAAGAATTTGATGAATCTTTAGGAAAGAAAAATTATAAGGAATCACATTCTTTTATGGAAAAAATTAAAAAATTTTTTAAAAAGTTTGATAATTAA
- a CDS encoding aldose 1-epimerase family protein, with protein sequence MENTLNTLKYGNVEIGVLSKGAELSSYKVDGKEFMWDSQPEFWAASSPVLFPFVGVIKDGKYIFEGKDYEITTRHGFARNNDFDLVEKGENFLKFKFSSNEETLEKYPFEFDFFLIYTITDNGLEIKYEVLNKTKGDMYFSLGAHPAFALELNDEIKLEDYYLEFEKNENAQIYQLRSDALILEEKKDYLKNEKIIKLSGTIFDNDAIIFENLNSAKVTLKCSKSTRELSMDYSQFPFIAFWSKSKAPFVCIEPWFGISDFANCTGKLEEKKGILKLKENDVFTAKIIINGKL encoded by the coding sequence ATGGAAAATACACTAAATACTTTAAAATATGGAAATGTTGAAATAGGAGTACTTTCAAAGGGAGCAGAACTTTCAAGCTACAAAGTGGACGGAAAGGAATTTATGTGGGACAGCCAGCCAGAATTCTGGGCTGCCAGTTCACCTGTACTTTTTCCGTTTGTCGGGGTTATAAAAGATGGAAAGTATATTTTTGAAGGAAAGGACTATGAAATAACTACAAGACATGGGTTTGCAAGAAACAATGATTTTGATTTAGTTGAAAAGGGAGAAAATTTTCTGAAATTTAAATTTTCTTCAAATGAGGAAACATTGGAAAAATATCCTTTTGAATTTGATTTTTTTCTTATATACACAATAACTGATAACGGTCTTGAAATAAAGTACGAAGTATTGAATAAAACTAAAGGTGACATGTATTTTTCATTGGGAGCACATCCTGCATTTGCATTGGAGCTGAATGATGAAATAAAACTGGAAGATTACTATCTGGAATTTGAAAAAAATGAAAATGCACAGATTTATCAGCTTAGAAGCGATGCATTAATACTGGAAGAGAAAAAAGATTATTTAAAAAATGAGAAAATAATAAAATTAAGTGGCACTATATTTGATAATGATGCTATAATATTTGAAAATCTGAATTCTGCAAAGGTAACATTAAAATGCAGTAAAAGTACACGTGAACTGTCAATGGATTATAGCCAGTTTCCGTTTATTGCCTTCTGGAGTAAATCAAAAGCTCCATTTGTGTGTATCGAGCCATGGTTTGGAATTTCAGATTTTGCAAACTGTACAGGAAAACTGGAAGAAAAGAAGGGGATTTTGAAATTGAAGGAAAATGATGTTTTTACTGCAAAAATAATCATTAATGGCAAATTGTAA
- the dnaK gene encoding molecular chaperone DnaK — protein MSKIIGIDLGTTNSCVAVMEGGNFSIIPNSDGGRTTPSVVNIKDNGEIIVGEIAKRQAITNPDSTVISIKTQMGSDYKVNIHGKDYTPQEISAMILKKLKKDAEAYLGEAVTEAVITVPAYFTDAQRQATKDAGEIAGLTVKRIINEPTAAALSYGLDKKKEEKVLVFDLGGGTFDVSVLEIGEGVVEVISTSGNNHLGGDNFDQKIIDWLADEFKKETGIDLRNDKMAIQRLKDAAEDAKKKLSTTLETQISLPFITMDATGPKHLEKKLTRAAFDELTKDLVEATKGPVKQALEDANLSPSEIDEVLLVGGSTRIPAVQEWVKSYLGKEPNKSINPDEVVAAGAAIQGGVLMGDVKDVLLLDVTPLSLGIETLGGVFTKIIERNTTVPVKKSQVFSTAADNQPAVSIVVLQGERAKAADNHRLGEFNLEGIPAAPRGIPQIEVTFDIDANGIVHVSAKDLGTGKENTVTISGSSNLSKDEIEKMKKDAEAHEAEDAKFKELVEARNQADQLIIATEKTIKENEDKLQGTEKADIEKAIEELKKVKDGDNLEEIRKGIEELSKVSQGFATRLYQDAQAQAQAQQAQGGETAGESNNSGADDVEDAEVVD, from the coding sequence ATGAGTAAAATAATAGGAATAGATTTAGGAACAACAAACAGCTGCGTGGCAGTAATGGAAGGTGGAAACTTTTCAATAATACCAAACTCTGATGGAGGAAGAACTACACCGTCAGTTGTAAACATAAAGGATAACGGAGAAATAATAGTTGGGGAAATTGCTAAAAGACAGGCAATTACAAATCCTGATTCAACAGTAATTTCAATAAAAACACAAATGGGATCAGATTATAAAGTAAATATCCATGGAAAAGATTACACACCACAGGAAATTTCAGCAATGATACTGAAAAAATTAAAAAAGGATGCTGAAGCTTATCTTGGGGAAGCTGTAACAGAAGCAGTTATTACAGTACCGGCTTACTTTACTGATGCACAAAGACAGGCTACAAAAGATGCAGGAGAAATTGCAGGACTTACAGTAAAAAGAATTATAAATGAACCAACAGCGGCTGCATTGTCTTATGGATTAGATAAGAAAAAAGAAGAAAAAGTATTAGTATTTGACTTAGGTGGAGGAACATTTGACGTATCTGTACTTGAAATCGGTGAAGGAGTAGTAGAAGTTATATCAACTTCAGGAAATAACCACTTAGGAGGAGACAACTTTGACCAGAAAATTATTGACTGGTTGGCTGATGAATTCAAAAAAGAAACAGGAATAGATTTAAGAAATGATAAAATGGCAATCCAGAGATTGAAAGACGCTGCAGAAGATGCTAAGAAAAAATTATCAACAACATTGGAAACACAAATTTCATTACCATTCATCACAATGGATGCTACAGGACCTAAACACTTGGAGAAAAAACTTACAAGAGCTGCATTTGATGAATTAACAAAAGATTTAGTAGAAGCAACTAAAGGACCGGTTAAACAAGCGTTAGAAGATGCAAACTTAAGTCCTAGTGAAATAGATGAAGTATTATTAGTAGGAGGATCTACAAGAATACCTGCAGTTCAGGAATGGGTAAAATCTTACTTAGGAAAAGAACCTAACAAATCAATAAACCCTGATGAAGTTGTTGCTGCTGGAGCTGCAATTCAAGGTGGAGTATTGATGGGAGATGTAAAAGATGTACTGTTATTGGATGTAACTCCATTATCATTAGGAATTGAAACTTTAGGTGGAGTATTTACTAAAATAATAGAAAGAAATACAACAGTACCTGTTAAAAAATCACAAGTATTCTCAACAGCGGCTGATAACCAGCCTGCAGTATCAATAGTAGTATTACAGGGGGAAAGAGCAAAAGCTGCTGACAACCATAGACTTGGAGAATTTAATCTTGAAGGAATTCCTGCTGCACCAAGAGGAATACCTCAGATAGAAGTAACATTTGATATTGATGCAAACGGAATTGTACACGTTTCTGCAAAAGATTTAGGAACAGGAAAAGAAAATACAGTAACAATTTCAGGTTCATCTAACTTATCTAAAGATGAGATAGAAAAAATGAAAAAAGATGCAGAAGCTCATGAAGCTGAAGATGCTAAGTTTAAAGAACTTGTTGAAGCTAGAAATCAGGCTGACCAGTTAATAATAGCTACTGAAAAAACTATAAAGGAAAATGAAGATAAACTTCAGGGAACTGAAAAAGCTGATATTGAAAAGGCAATTGAAGAACTGAAAAAAGTAAAAGATGGAGATAATTTAGAAGAAATTAGAAAAGGTATTGAAGAATTATCTAAAGTATCTCAAGGATTTGCAACAAGATTGTATCAGGATGCACAAGCTCAGGCACAGGCTCAACAGGCACAAGGTGGAGAAACTGCTGGAGAAAGTAACAACTCTGGTGCTGATGATGTTGAAGATGCAGAAGTTGTAGATTAA
- the grpE gene encoding nucleotide exchange factor GrpE, with the protein MAEKEFDEKTELENENAETENKTKEEVNEASDNKEETCEEKIAKLELELQEWKNSYTRKLAEFQNFTKRKEAEVSEMKKYASEGIILKVLDNIDNLERAEKASLETKNFDALVEGVNMILRNLKYMLSEEGVEEIEAEEGVEFNPYEHQAMMTESKEELKDNDIVQVFQKGYKLKGKIIRPAMVTVNKK; encoded by the coding sequence ATGGCAGAAAAAGAGTTTGATGAAAAGACAGAACTTGAAAATGAAAATGCTGAAACAGAAAACAAAACAAAAGAAGAGGTAAATGAGGCTTCTGACAATAAAGAAGAAACATGTGAAGAAAAGATTGCAAAGCTTGAACTTGAACTTCAGGAATGGAAAAATTCCTATACAAGAAAACTTGCAGAATTTCAAAACTTCACTAAAAGGAAGGAAGCGGAAGTTTCAGAAATGAAAAAATATGCTTCAGAAGGGATTATCTTAAAAGTATTGGATAATATTGACAACTTGGAAAGAGCCGAAAAGGCATCCCTTGAAACTAAAAACTTTGATGCTTTGGTTGAAGGGGTAAACATGATTTTGAGAAACTTAAAATACATGTTATCTGAAGAAGGCGTTGAAGAAATTGAAGCAGAAGAAGGAGTAGAATTTAACCCTTACGAACATCAGGCAATGATGACTGAAAGCAAGGAAGAGCTTAAGGATAACGACATTGTACAGGTGTTTCAAAAAGGATATAAATTAAAAGGGAAAATTATAAGACCGGCAATGGTAACAGTAAATAAAAAATAG
- the hrcA gene encoding heat-inducible transcriptional repressor HrcA produces MNEREKLILKAIIKHYLEFGESVGSRTLEKKYSIGVSSATIRNTMADLEDKGLIAKTHTSSGRIPTSEGYKLYVEELIKIRDISKEAKAKVVEAYNKKMNQIDMIFEETSRLLSKISKYAGVVLEPAIRQEGIRKVQLVHINDTNIMAVIIMDSFLTKNLNIFLENPVDEEEVQNINMILNDEINRSPNFTLSDLEKFLTNTDLFVPEDFQKNKMLNEGKLFFEGGSNLIESNTSDVMKIIDRVRFFNNPEDMKQIFLQFIQTDQFKDGEVNVIFGEDLDIAGLEDFSFVFSVYTMGDAKGIMGVIGPKRMKYSETVGLVEYVSEEVKQLLQKNK; encoded by the coding sequence ATGAATGAGAGAGAGAAATTAATATTAAAGGCAATCATAAAGCATTATCTCGAATTCGGTGAAAGTGTAGGCTCAAGAACTCTGGAAAAGAAATATAGTATTGGAGTTTCTTCAGCTACAATAAGAAATACAATGGCGGATCTTGAAGATAAAGGACTGATTGCTAAAACTCACACATCTTCCGGAAGAATTCCGACAAGTGAAGGATATAAATTATATGTGGAGGAACTTATTAAGATAAGGGATATATCTAAAGAGGCGAAAGCTAAAGTAGTTGAAGCATATAATAAAAAAATGAACCAAATAGATATGATATTTGAAGAAACGTCAAGATTACTATCAAAGATAAGTAAATATGCAGGAGTAGTTCTGGAGCCTGCCATAAGACAGGAAGGAATAAGAAAAGTTCAGCTTGTGCATATAAATGACACAAATATTATGGCTGTCATAATTATGGATTCATTTCTGACTAAAAATCTTAATATATTTCTTGAAAATCCTGTAGATGAAGAGGAAGTTCAAAATATAAATATGATTTTAAATGATGAAATAAACAGAAGTCCAAACTTTACTTTATCTGATTTAGAAAAGTTTCTTACAAATACTGATTTATTTGTACCGGAAGATTTCCAAAAGAATAAAATGTTAAATGAGGGGAAATTGTTTTTTGAAGGTGGTTCAAATTTAATTGAGAGTAACACTTCAGATGTTATGAAAATAATAGACAGAGTAAGATTTTTTAACAATCCTGAAGATATGAAACAGATATTTTTACAGTTTATTCAGACTGACCAGTTTAAAGACGGAGAAGTAAATGTCATTTTTGGTGAAGATCTGGATATTGCCGGACTGGAAGATTTTTCATTTGTATTTTCCGTTTATACAATGGGAGATGCCAAAGGAATTATGGGAGTAATCGGACCGAAAAGAATGAAGTATTCAGAAACGGTAGGACTTGTAGAATATGTTTCAGAGGAAGTTAAGCAATTATTGCAAAAAAATAAATAA